From the Lathyrus oleraceus cultivar Zhongwan6 chromosome 4, CAAS_Psat_ZW6_1.0, whole genome shotgun sequence genome, one window contains:
- the LOC127074650 gene encoding glyoxylase I 4, with product MNMEITGSYEAPLPLLSLNHVSLLCRSVLDSMRFYEEVLGFGLIKRPSSFKFNGAWLYNYGFGIHLLENPNYDAFDDTPMDEPRPINPKDNHISFQCTDVGLVKMRLEEMGMKYVTALVEDEGIKVEQVFFHDPDGYMIELCNCENIPIVPISSSSCSFKARSQSIKKAPTKCGFIMENVMMRSLSMDMMNFAF from the exons ATGAACATGGAGATAACTGGCAGCTACGAAGCACCACTACCACTTCTCTCCCTGAATCATGTCTCTCTATTGTGCAGATCAGTGTTAGACTCTATGAGATTTTATGAAGAAGTCTTGGGTTTTGGTCTCATTAAACGCCCTTCCTCTTTCAAATTCAATGGAGCCTG GTTGTATAATTATGGTTTTGGAATACACCTGCTTGAGAATCCAAACTATGATGCATTTGATGATACTCCTATGGATGAGCCACGACCCATTAATCCCAAGGACAACCACATATCATTCCAG TGTACAGATGTTGGACTTGTGAAAATGAGGTTGGAAGAAATGGGGATGAAGTATGTTACAGCATTGGTAGAGGATGAAGGAATCAAGGTGGAGCAGGTGTTCTTCCATGACCCAGATGGATACATGATAGAACTTTGCAACTGTGAGAATATCCCAATAGTGCctatttcttcttcttcatgctCTTTCAAGGCAAGAAGCCAGAGCATTAAGAAGGCTCCCACCAAGTGTGGATTCATCATGGAAAATGTTATGATGCGAAGCTTGAGCATGGACATGATGAACTTTGCGTTTTGA
- the LOC127074651 gene encoding glyoxylase I 4, whose amino-acid sequence MNMEITGSYEAPLPLLSLNHVSLLCRSVLDSMRFYEEVLGFGLIKRPSSFKFNGAWLYNYGFGIHLLENPNYDAFDDTPMDEPRPINPKDNHISFQCTDVGLVKMRLEEMGMKYVTALVEDEGIKVEQVFFHDPDGYMVELCNCENIPIVPISSSSCSFKARNQSIKKAPSKCGFMENVMMRSLSMDMMNFAF is encoded by the exons ATGAACATGGAGATAACTGGCAGCTACGAAGCACCACTACCACTTCTCTCCCTGAATCATGTCTCTCTATTGTGCAGATCAGTGTTAGACTCTATGAGATTTTATGAAGAAGTCTTGGGTTTTGGTCTCATCAAACGCCCTTCCTCTTTCAAATTCAATGGAGCCTG GTTGTATAATTATGGTTTTGGAATACACCTGCTTGAGAATCCAAACTATGATGCATTTGATGATACTCCTATGGATGAACCACGACCCATTAATCCCAAGGACAACCACATATCATTCCAG TGTACAGATGTTGGACTTGTGAAAATGAGGTTGGAAGAAATGGGGATGAAGTATGTTACAGCATTGGTAGAGGATGAAGGAATCAAGGTGGAGCAGGTGTTTTTCCATGACCCAGATGGATACATGGTAGAACTTTGCAACTGTGAGAATATCCCAATAGTGCctatttcttcttcttcatgctCTTTCAAGGCAAGAAACCAGAGCATTAAGAAGGCTCCCAGCAAATGTGGATTCATGGAAAATGTTATGATGCGAAGCTTGAGCATGGACATGATGAACTTTGCGTTTTAA
- the LOC127074653 gene encoding V-type proton ATPase 16 kDa proteolipid subunit — MAPFSGDETAPFFGFLGAAAALVFSCMGAAYGTAKSGVGVASMGVMRPELVMKSIVPVVMAGVLGIYGLIIAVIISTGINPKAKSYYLFDGYAHLSSGLACGLAGLSAGMAIGIVGDAGVRANAQQPKLFVGMILILIFAEALALYGLIVGIILSSRAGQSRAE, encoded by the exons ATGGCTCCATTCAGTGGCGACGAAACTGCTCCCTTCTTCGGCTTCCTCGGCGCCGCCGCGGCTCTTGTTTTCTCCT GTATGGGAGCGGCTTACGGTACGGCCAAGAGTGGCGTCGGAGTTGCATCGATGGGAGTGATGAGACCTGAACTTGTTATGAAATCGATCGTTCCGGTTGTTATGGCTGGTGTGTTAGGTATCTATGGTTTGATTATTGCGGTTATCATCAGTACTGGAATTAATCCTAAGGCCAAATCTTATTATCTCTTTGATGGTTATGCGCATCTTTCTTCTGGTCTTGCTTGTGGTCTTGCCGGTCTTTCTGCTGGTATGGCCATCGGCATCGTCGGTGATGCCGGTGTTAG AGCAAATGCTCAACAACCAAAGCTTTTCGTTGGAATGATTCTTATCCTCATTTTCGCTGAGGCACTGGCGTTGTATGGACTTATTGTTGGCATCATCCTCTCTTCCCGTGCTGGCCAATCCAGGGCTGAGTAA